The DNA region TGGCTCGGCAATACGGTCGCTATGGCTATCGGCGGGTGACGGCTTTGCTGAGAGATGCCGGGTGGCATGTGAACCGCAAACGGGTGGAGCGCATCTGGCGGCGTGAAGGCCTCAAGGTGCCGCAGAGGCAACCGAAGCGGGGAAGGCTCTGGCTCAATGACGGATCATGCATCCGTCTTCGGCCTGAGTATCCGGGACACGTGTGGTCCTACGACTTCGTCGAGGGGCGCACGCATGACGGTCGCAAGTTCCGCATCCTGTCGATCATCGATGAGGCCAGTCGGGAGTGCCTGGCTCTGCCGGTGGCGCGGCGGTTGCGAAGTGAGGACGTTCTGGCAGCTCTCGCCGAGTTGTTCGTCACACGTGGCCCGCCGGCGCACATACGGTCAGATAACGGTCCCGAATTTATTGCCAATGCCGTGCAGGAATGGCTGGCGAAGGTTGGTGTGAAGACGCTCTACATCACGCCGGGCAGCCCATGGGAGAATGGCTACTGCGAGAGCTTCAACGGCTCGATGCGTGACGAGCTCTTGAACGGGGAGATCTTCTACACCCTGGCCGAGGCTCAGATCCTGATCGAAGCTTGGCGGCGGCATTACAACAGCGTCAGGCCGCATAGCTCGCTGGGCTATCGGCCTCCGGCCCCGGAAGCGGCAACACCGCCATGGCTGCCCTCCGGTTCCGCTTCGCTCCACCTGCGGCCAGCCATGGCGGTGGAGGCAATCTTGCACTAACAATCAACACGGACCACTCAGTGGGGGCCGGTCAGTATGTCAGCGCGGCGTCCGTATCGCCGCTGGCAAGTGCGGCGTGGAAGGCCATAACGGTGCCAACGGGTGTTGCCGCATCGACCGGCGCTTCCGGATTTGCCGAAGCGGGCGGTCGCGGCCCGTCATGCGGCACCGGATGCGCAGCCGTCAGACTTAGTCCGATCGCTGCAATGCCAACGAGAGACGCAGCACGTCGCCCTGTCAGCTGCATCATTTTACCCTCGATCATCGTCTCTTCCTCCCTCGATCAGTTTCTTGGTTACATCGTCATCGGAGACAACATGCCCAGCACGGCAACCAGTCCAATCACTCCGACCGCCATCATCAACTCGCCTGCCAGGCTTCTACGAAGGCGCGATAAAGTGATTGAGGACTCCGATTTGTCGCTCTCGCCTTTCAGGGCCGCCCGTCGTCCGATCCGGGCGTTGTGCGCGCCGAACGCCAGCATCATTCCAACCGACAGGACTTTGGCGATCAGCAAGATCCCATAAGGCGTGGTCAAAACCGAGACGCTGTTCTCCAGTCCAAAGATCAACTGCGCGTTGATCACGCCCGTCAGAGCAGCTGCAGCAACCAGGCCGACGCCCAACGGCGCGAACCCGTGCATCACGCGAAGCAGCGGCAAAGCAGGGATGAGATCGGGCTGCCGATGGGCTTTAAGTGTCAGGAACAGAAACCAGCAAATGGCACCCACCCACAGGCTGGTCGCCAGCAGATGGACGGCATTGTTCAATCGGTGGAACAGGCCTAATCCGGCTTCAGTCGCAGCCGCATGGCCGCTCCAGCTGAGCGTCAGCAATGCGCCAGCGAAGCACATGGCCGCAATCAGAGTGCCTTGCCTTCCTGCTCGGCTCGCAAGCAGCGCGCAAAGGCCGGCAATCAGCAGCGCAAGGCGCATTAGAAACGCCATGCCCATTTCGGTGCCAATGATCATCGCTTCGATCATCGGCCAGTCGAGCGAGGTAATCGGCGCGCCCATCATTGCTGCAATCGACACCAGCATCAGCGCGACTGCTAACAGCGGCGCAGAAATCGCGACGAGGGTCAGAGCAGCCCTGCCCTCATCCTGCGACACCCACTCCATGTGCCGCAGCTTCAGCAACCGGAACGCCGTCCAACCGAACAGGCAAAGCAGCGCGCCATAATGCGCAAATCGCAACCCCTGCTCGGCCAGACTCCCCACGCTGTTGTCAGCTGACGATGAAGTTGACGGTGCCGTTCATGCGATGCCCATCGGCTCCGGCGGCCTGCCAGCGCACCTCATAGGTTCCGGCGCGCAGCGGCTGTCGCAGGGTGAGCGTCATGGTCTTGTTGCCATTGCTCCAGGCCGTCGTGAAATTGCGGATCACCATCTCGCCGTGGTTCGCCATCCCGGGCATCGCGGTCATGACGATGCTGGCGGCGGCGGTCGGCGGCAGCAGAGCTTCGCTGAATGTTAGGGTCACCGCCCGCGGGCGCGCAACGGTTGCGCCCTCAGCAGGAGTCGAGGCCACGACGCGCGTATGAGCAAGCGCGATCGACGGGGCCGCAAGCGGCGCAGCGATCATGGCAATTGCGGCGAGGAGAGATGCGAATTTCATGGGGTATTCCTTTACTTCAAAACCAGAAACGGATGCCGACGAGATAGTTGGTAACGCTGGGATCCTCGCCTCGTGCGCGGGCGTAATCGGCGCTGCCGCCGAGGCGCCAGCTTTGTTCGATGCCGATATAGGGGGCAAACTCGCGGATGAATTCGTAGCGCAGCCGCACGCCGACCTCGACCGAGTCGATCCCTGAACCGATGCCGAGGCGCGGAATGTCCTGCGCCGACAAGTTCACCTCGGCGCGCGGTTGCACGATCAGACGCTGCGTGATCCGCTGGTCGACCTCGCCCTCAATCCGCGCCGTGAGATCGCCGCGCTGTGAAAGAAACAATGCGGCGTCGACTTCGAACATATAGGGCGAAAGCCCTTGCACGCCGATCACTGCATGTGTGGTGTCGGGTCCGCCGAGGTCTTGCCGCACGCCCGCCTGCAGATCCCAGAAGGGCGCAATGGCCCGGGCGTAAAGCGCCTGAACTTCGGCTTGTTCAATCGGTTCGCCGAACGTGCCTTCACCTTCGCTCTTGAACCAGAGCCGGCTCGTCGGGCCACCATAATAGCCCTGAAGATCCCACAGATAGCCCTCGCGACCGTCACGCACCTGCGTTTCGAAACGATCGCCCTGAAACCAGAAGACCGGGAAATCGCCATGGGTGCGTTGCAGATCCTCGCGCGAAGCCCGCATCGCATCGGCGCCCCAAAGGGCATCGGCAGCGCGCGGTGGACCGCTTCCGGCCTCAGGTGGCGGCGGGGTTTCCATGGCAGGTCCAGGCGATGCCGACGCTGCGTCGTCCATCATGCCATGATCCATGGTGCTGTGGTCCATGCCAGCCATCGGATCGGCAGGCGCAGCCGGCCCACCCGTCATGTCATGGCCCGCGTGAGGGTCGATTGGCTCAGCGGTCGCAGGCTGCTCAGGCATTACGTGCCCCGCGTGCGGATCGGCCGGATCAGGCGCGGGCGTAGTCGGCGCGGCCGGCATGCCGTGCCCGGCATGGGGATCGCCGGGCGCTGGAGCAGGTGTCGGCGCTGGCGCTGGCGCAGGCATTGCATGCCCTTGATGCTGCGCGAAGGCCGGGACGGAGATCATCGCGCTCCCGAGCAGGGCCGCTGACAGGACAGACCGCACGCTCATGCGCCGCCGCCCGGACCGACCACGGTCACGGTCTGCATCATCCCGCCATGCATGTGATACATCAGGTGGCAGTGGAATGCCCAGTCGCCGGGTTCGTTGGCGGTGAGATCAAATTGCGCGCTGGCGCCGGGCTGGACGATCACGACGTTCTTGCGCGGCTGATGCGCAGCGCTTTCCCCGTTGACCAGTTCGAAGAACATGCCGTGCAGATGGATGGGGTGCGCCATCATCGTGTTGTTGATGAGCTTCACCCGCACCCGCTCGTTCCATGCAAAACGGATCGGCACGTCGCTGACGGCCGAATACATCCGTCCGTCGAACGACCACATGTAGCGCTCCATGTTGCCCGTCAGGTGGAGTTCGAGCAGCCGCGAAGGCTCGCGCGTGTCGGGGTTGGCCTCAAGCGCGGTGAGCATCCGATAGTTGAGCACGCGGTGCGGCACATCGCGCAGGCCAAGCCCGGGATCGCCCATTTTGTCGACCGGCGCCATCGACACCATGTCCACGCCCGGGCCGACTGCGACATCGGGCGGTAGCAGCGTGGTGTCGCGCATCATCATCCCGTCCATGCTCATGCCGTCCATCGCCATGCCCGCCATTGCGCCATCGGCGGCGTCAGCAGGTACGGCCGGATCGCCATGGCCCATGGCGGCGTGGTCCATTTCGCTTGCTGCAGCATCTGCGGCGGCGCCGCCATGATCCATCATGCTGTGATCCATGCCATCAGAGCCGTGGTTCATGCCCATGTCACCCATGGTCAACAGCGGCGGATCGCGCAGGGCCGGCACCGCAGCGCGCGCGCCGGGGCGGCTCGCCAGCATCGCCAGCGCCATGCCTGATCGGTCCATCGATTCGCCCACGATGGCATAGGCATCAGCCTCACCGGGAGTGACGATCACGTCATAGATTTCAGCCGTGCCGATCTGGAATTCGTCGACCTCAACCGGGCGCACATTCTGGCCATCGGCAGCGATGATAGTCATCGGCAGGCCTGGAATGCGAACATTGAAAAAGCTTTGCGCGGATCCATTGATGATGCGCAGCCGCACGCGTTCTCCGGCGCGGAACAGATATTCCATCCCCTCGGTTGGGCCGCGCCCGTTGGCGAGGAAGGTGTAGGTCGGCGCGCCGATATCCATGATGTCGGTCGGCATCATCCGCATTTCGGCCCACATCCGCCGTTCTTCACCCGACATCGGATATTGGTCAGTCCAGGTGCTCAGCTGCCGATTGAAATAGCCTTCGCCCGTGCGCAACCGGCTCATGATGAAATGCGGATCGAGCACGGTGAAGTCGCTCAGCAGCAGGATGTAATCGCGATCAAACTGCACCGGCTCGGCCCCTGCCGGATCGATGATCATCGGGCCGTAATGGCCGGATTGCTCCTGCAGACCCGAATGGCTGTGATACCAATAGGTGCCCGACTGGCGGATGGGGAACTCGTAGGTGAAGGTCTGGCCCGGTTTGATACCGGGAAAGCTGATGCCCGGCACCCCATCCATGTGGAACGGCAAAAGGAAGCCGTGCCAGTGGACCGACGTATCGGTCTCCAGGTTATTGGTGACATTCAGGCGGACATTCTGCCCTTCGCGCAGCCGGATCAGCGGGCCGGGGACACTGCCATTGACGGCAATGCCCGGGCCGCGCCGCCCTTCGACAATGCGGTGGCCGCTGCCAACGGTCAGATCGATGACATCGCCTGATAGCTCGCCAAAGCCTGCTGGAATACGCGGGCCGCCGCGCCCATGGCTGCCGCTGCGGTGGACGCTATGCCCTTGCGCCCAGGCCGGCATGGCAGCGAAGGCGGATCCCGCGCCGAGGGCGGCGATCAGGTG from uncultured Erythrobacter sp. includes:
- a CDS encoding copper resistance protein B, with protein sequence MSVRSVLSAALLGSAMISVPAFAQHQGHAMPAPAPAPTPAPAPGDPHAGHGMPAAPTTPAPDPADPHAGHVMPEQPATAEPIDPHAGHDMTGGPAAPADPMAGMDHSTMDHGMMDDAASASPGPAMETPPPPEAGSGPPRAADALWGADAMRASREDLQRTHGDFPVFWFQGDRFETQVRDGREGYLWDLQGYYGGPTSRLWFKSEGEGTFGEPIEQAEVQALYARAIAPFWDLQAGVRQDLGGPDTTHAVIGVQGLSPYMFEVDAALFLSQRGDLTARIEGEVDQRITQRLIVQPRAEVNLSAQDIPRLGIGSGIDSVEVGVRLRYEFIREFAPYIGIEQSWRLGGSADYARARGEDPSVTNYLVGIRFWF
- a CDS encoding CopD family protein, producing MGSLAEQGLRFAHYGALLCLFGWTAFRLLKLRHMEWVSQDEGRAALTLVAISAPLLAVALMLVSIAAMMGAPITSLDWPMIEAMIIGTEMGMAFLMRLALLIAGLCALLASRAGRQGTLIAAMCFAGALLTLSWSGHAAATEAGLGLFHRLNNAVHLLATSLWVGAICWFLFLTLKAHRQPDLIPALPLLRVMHGFAPLGVGLVAAAALTGVINAQLIFGLENSVSVLTTPYGILLIAKVLSVGMMLAFGAHNARIGRRAALKGESDKSESSITLSRLRRSLAGELMMAVGVIGLVAVLGMLSPMTM
- a CDS encoding IS3 family transposase (programmed frameshift), with protein sequence MARKHKPEEIIGKLREAEIVLAQGGTVADACRRIGVTEQSYYRWRKEYGGLKMDQARRMKELEKENARLRRAVSDLTLDKLILQEAAPGKLLSPARRRCCIDHVKSMMPVSERRLCRVLGQHRSTQRKTPRGADDEASLTEDIIALARQYGRYGYRRVTALLRDAGWHVNRKRVERIWRREGLKVPQRQPKRGRLWLNDGSCIRLRPEYPGHVWSYDFVEGRTHDGRKFRILSIIDEASRECLALPVARRLRSEDVLAALAELFVTRGPPAHIRSDNGPEFIANAVQEWLAKVGVKTLYITPGSPWENGYCESFNGSMRDELLNGEIFYTLAEAQILIEAWRRHYNSVRPHSSLGYRPPAPEAATPPWLPSGSASLHLRPAMAVEAILH
- a CDS encoding copper resistance system multicopper oxidase — its product is MNSPNLTRRHLIAALGAGSAFAAMPAWAQGHSVHRSGSHGRGGPRIPAGFGELSGDVIDLTVGSGHRIVEGRRGPGIAVNGSVPGPLIRLREGQNVRLNVTNNLETDTSVHWHGFLLPFHMDGVPGISFPGIKPGQTFTYEFPIRQSGTYWYHSHSGLQEQSGHYGPMIIDPAGAEPVQFDRDYILLLSDFTVLDPHFIMSRLRTGEGYFNRQLSTWTDQYPMSGEERRMWAEMRMMPTDIMDIGAPTYTFLANGRGPTEGMEYLFRAGERVRLRIINGSAQSFFNVRIPGLPMTIIAADGQNVRPVEVDEFQIGTAEIYDVIVTPGEADAYAIVGESMDRSGMALAMLASRPGARAAVPALRDPPLLTMGDMGMNHGSDGMDHSMMDHGGAAADAAASEMDHAAMGHGDPAVPADAADGAMAGMAMDGMSMDGMMMRDTTLLPPDVAVGPGVDMVSMAPVDKMGDPGLGLRDVPHRVLNYRMLTALEANPDTREPSRLLELHLTGNMERYMWSFDGRMYSAVSDVPIRFAWNERVRVKLINNTMMAHPIHLHGMFFELVNGESAAHQPRKNVVIVQPGASAQFDLTANEPGDWAFHCHLMYHMHGGMMQTVTVVGPGGGA
- the copC gene encoding copper homeostasis periplasmic binding protein CopC, whose protein sequence is MKFASLLAAIAMIAAPLAAPSIALAHTRVVASTPAEGATVARPRAVTLTFSEALLPPTAAASIVMTAMPGMANHGEMVIRNFTTAWSNGNKTMTLTLRQPLRAGTYEVRWQAAGADGHRMNGTVNFIVS